Proteins found in one Zea mays cultivar B73 chromosome 1, Zm-B73-REFERENCE-NAM-5.0, whole genome shotgun sequence genomic segment:
- the LOC103643345 gene encoding two-component response regulator ORR12, translating into MDTIGPHVLIVDDTFVDRLVASRVLKTCNIQVTMVEGPKQALDFLDVENDVNLILTDYCMPGMTGYDLLMEVKESPKLKHIPVVVMSSDHIPQRMQKCMDAGAKEYIIKPIKAIDVPRILSYI; encoded by the exons ATGGACACTATTGGTCCACATGTACTCATAGTTGATGACACCTTTGTTGATCGCCTTGTGGCATCTCGAGTTTTGAAGACTTGTAACATTCAAG TGACAATGGTGGAGGGCCCAAAGCAAGCCTTAGATTTTCTAGATGTG GAGAATGATGTAAATTTGATTCTGACCGATTATTGTATGCCTGGTATGACTGGATATGATCTCCTAATGGAGGTGAAG GAATCACCAAAGCTAAAGCACATCCCAGTGGTGGTCATGTCTAGTGACCACATCCCTCAAAGAATGCAAAA GTGCATGGATGCAGGGGCAAAGGAATACATCATAAAGCCTATCAAAGCTATTGATGTGCCTCGTATCTTGAGCTATATTTGA